The following are encoded together in the Glycine soja cultivar W05 chromosome 5, ASM419377v2, whole genome shotgun sequence genome:
- the LOC114411340 gene encoding abscisic acid and environmental stress-inducible protein-like: MISIMITVVVINMSVDVTVNSNDSDNHVDGDDSGHGSYYHGGGDDGNNKSHVGVGDNHDDSCNRKEGHDSGGGDNDNDNHGGGYNGGHGGDNDSYGDDK; encoded by the exons ATGATCTCTATCATGATTACTGTCGTTGTCATTAACATGAGCGTCGATGTCACCGTCAACAGTAATGACAGTGACAATCATGTTGATGGCGATGACAGTGGTCATGGTAGCTATTACCATGGTGGTGGTGACGACGGTAACAACAAGAGTCATGTTGGTGTTG GTGACAATCATGATGATAGTTGCAACAGAAAAGAAGGTCATGATAGTGGAGGTGGTGACAACGACAACGACAATCATGGTGGTGGCTATAATGGTGGTCATGGTGGTGATAATGACAGTTATGGTGATGATAAATGA
- the LOC114412724 gene encoding protein NRT1/ PTR FAMILY 8.3-like isoform X2, with the protein MGSIDDDTPLLEEGLLQDDEGSEQFTGDGSVNFRREPALKKGTGNWRACPFILGNECCERLAFFGITTNLVTYLTTKFHEGNVSAARNISIWQGTCYLTPIIGAVLADGYWGRYWTIAVFSAVYLIGMCTLTLSASLPALKPAECLGSVCPSATPAQYAVLYFGLYLIALGTGGVKACVPSFGADQFDDTDPNERVKKASFFNWYYFSIYLGAIVSCSLIVWIQDNAGWGLGFGIPALFMGLSTISFFIGTHLYRFQKPGGSSYTRMAQVLFASVRKWNLVVPEDSSLLYEMPDKKSTIKGSCKLVHSDNLRCLDRAAIVSDYESKSGDYSNPWRLCTVTQVEELKSLIHMFPIWATGIIFAAVYAQMSTLFVEQGTMMNTCIGSFKLPPASLSIFDVISVVLWVPLYDRIIVPILRKFTGKERGLSMLQRMGIGLFISVLCMLAAAVVEIMRLQLARELDLVDKPVDVPLSVLWQIPQYFFLGAAEVFTFVGQLEFLYDQSPYGMKTLGTALTLLNFSLGNYLSSFILTMVTYFTTLDGKPGWIPDNLNKGHLDYFFLLLAGLSFLNMSLYIVAAKRYKQKKAC; encoded by the exons ATGGGTTCCATTGATGATGATACACCGCTTCTGGAAGAGGGTCTCCTTCAG GATGATGAAGGGAGTGAGCAATTCACAGGAGATGGCTCAGTTAACTTTAGAAGAGAGCCTGCTCTTAAGAAGGGTACCGGCAATTGGAGGGCTTGTCCTTTTATCCTAG GCAATGAGTGTTGTGAACGTTTGGCCTTCTTCGGAATTACAACAAATCTTGTTACCTATCTTACCACCAAATTCCATGAAGGAAACGTTTCTGCTGCAAGAAACATCAGCATCTGGCAAGGCACTTGTTATCTCACTCCTATCATTGGAGCTGTTCTAGCAGATGGTTACTGGGGTCGATACTGGACAATTGCTGTTTTCTCTGCGGTTTATTTAATT GGGATGTGTACTTTGACACTTTCTGCATCTTTACCAGCATTGAAGCCTGCTGAATGTTTGGGTTCTGTATGTCCTTCAGCTACTCCAGCACAATATGCTGTGTTATACTTTGGTCTGTACCTGATTGCGCTTGGGACTGGTGGTGTGAAAGCATGTGTGCCATCTTTTGGGGCAGATCAATTTGATGACACTGATCCCAACGAAAGGGTTAAGAAAGCGTCATTTTTCAATTGGTATTACTTTTCTATCTACCTAGGTGCCATTGTGTCATGCAGCTTAATTGTGTGGATTCAAGACAATGCTGGATGGGGTCTTGGATTTGGCATTCCTGCTTTGTTTATGGGATTATCTACTATAAGCTTCTTTATAGGCACACATCTATACAGGTTTCAGAAACCTGGGGGAAGTTCTTATACAAGAATGGCCCAGGTTTTGTTTGCATCTGTCCGGAAGTGGAATCTGGTTGTCCCTGAGGATAGTAGTCTCCTGTATGAGATGCCAGACAAGAAATCAACAATTAAAGGGAGTTGCAAACTGGTGCATAGTGATAATCTAAG GTGTCTTGATAGAGCAGCTATAGTGTCCGATTATGAGAGCAAAAGTGGTGACTATTCTAATCCATGGAGACTTTGCACCGTGACACAGGTGgaagaattgaaaagtttgatccACATGTTTCCAATTTGGGCTACTGGGATCATTTTTGCTGCGGTTTATGCCCAGATGTCAACGTTGTTTGTGGAGCAAGGAACAATGATGAACACATGTATTGGTTCCTTCAAACTACCCCCAGCTTCCCTCTCAATTTTTGATGTCATAAGTGTGGTTTTGTGGGTCCCTctctatgacaggataattgtTCCAATCTTAAGGAAGTTCACAGGCAAAGAAAGGGGCCTCTCAATGCTGCAAAGAATGGGAATTGGCCTTTTCATTTCAGTCCTGTGCATGTTAGCAGCTGCTGTTGTTGAGATTATGCGTCTGCAGCTTGCAAGAGAGCTTGACCTTGTTGATAAACCTGTTGATGTGCCCCTTAGTGTACTTTGGCAAATCCCTCAGTATTTCTTTTTAGGGGCAGCAGAAGTATTCACATTTGTGGGGCAGCTTGAGTTCTTATATGACCAATCTCCATATGGTATGAAGACTTTAGGTACTGCACTGACACTTCTGAATTTTTCATTGGGAAATTACTTGAGCTCTTTCATTCTTACTATGGTAACTTACTTCACCACACTAGATGGAAAGCCTGGTTGGATTCCAGATAACTTGAACAAAGGTCATCTCGATTACTTTTTCTTGCTTTTAGCTGGACTTAGCTTCTTAAATATGTCTTTGTACATAGTTGCTGCCAAAAGGTACAAGCAGAAGAAGGCTTGTTAA
- the LOC114412722 gene encoding SWR1 complex subunit 2 has protein sequence MEGSGEDVVLLDRASRATRGKRLTKLLDDEIQEDELFWNQDALKEDEEDDNYQEEPEIADEFDSDFDQDEPVPEEEEDPNKNDDDERMHKKKRLIFPGKTLAKKKKKKKTISKLESSPKENEDEEHSGKVVEDEGGERMIRKSTRTSVIVRQAERDAIRAALQATIKPVKRKKEGEEKRMTQEEMLLEAAQTEIMNLRNLERVLAREEEVKRRAIVHKTVFNGPQIRYISKNGTSYLEFIKGSSFHSDIPTAPVQYPEQPVCPITGLPAKYRDPKTGQPYATKEAFKIIRERFLNESTNSRKDMSMGGLYDSVSGCGFSIKRKRSIMPDKNVNPDGRSLARFRRIPDFEDEDYSD, from the exons ATGGAGGGGTCAGGCGAAGATGTTGTGTTGCTGGACCGCGCGTCTCGAGCGACGAGGGGAAAGAGATTGACGAAGCTCCTCGACGACGAAATCCAAGAAGACGAATTGTTCTGGAACCAGGACGCTCTCAAAGAGGACGAAGAGGACGATAACTACCAAGAGGAGCCCGAAATCGCCGACGAATTCGACTCCGACTTCGACCAAGAC GAGCCCGTgcccgaggaagaagaagacccTAACAAAAATGACGATGatgaaag GATGCATAAAAAGAAGCGACTTATATTTCCTGGGAAGACTCTGgcgaaaaagaagaaaaagaagaaaaccatatcCAAATTGGAGAGTTCTCCAAAGGAGAATGAGGACGAGGAGCATTCCGGGAAAGTTGTGGAGGACGAGGGTGGGGAGAGAATGATCAGGAAGTCCACTAGGACTTCTGTCATTGTTCGCCAAGCTGAGAGAGATGCCATTCGTGCAGCCCTCCAAGCCACCATCAAG CCGGTCAAAAGGAAGAAGGAAGGTGAGGAGAAGAGGATGACACAGGAAGAGATGCTTTTAGAAGCTGCTCAAACAG AAATTATGAACTTGCGAAATTTAGAGCGTGTTTTGGCTAGAGAGGAAGAGGTTAAGAGAAGAGCAATTGTGCATAAAACTGTTTTTAATGGACCGCAGATACggtatatttcaaaaaatg GTACTTCCTATTTAGAGTTTATTAAAGGGTCGTCATTTCACTCGGACATTCCCACAGCACCTGTACAAT ATCCAGAGCAACCTGTTTGCCCGATTACTGGTTTGCCTGCCAA GTACCGTGATCCAAAGACTGGCCAGCCATATGCTACAAAAGaagcttttaaaataattcgaGAACG CTTTCTGAATGAAAGTACTAACAGTAGAAAGGACATGAGCATGGGAGGCTTATATGATTCAGTTTCTGGATGTGGTTTTTCAATTAAGCGAAAGAGATCGATAATGCCAGATAAAAATGTCAACCCAGATGGTCGGTCCTTAGCTCGTTTTCGTAGAATTCCGGATTTTGAGGATGAAGATTATTCTGACTAG
- the LOC114412724 gene encoding protein NRT1/ PTR FAMILY 8.3-like isoform X1: MGSIDDDTPLLEEGLLQDDEGSEQFTGDGSVNFRREPALKKGTGNWRACPFILGNECCERLAFFGITTNLVTYLTTKFHEGNVSAARNISIWQGTCYLTPIIGAVLADGYWGRYWTIAVFSAVYLIGYYMQGMCTLTLSASLPALKPAECLGSVCPSATPAQYAVLYFGLYLIALGTGGVKACVPSFGADQFDDTDPNERVKKASFFNWYYFSIYLGAIVSCSLIVWIQDNAGWGLGFGIPALFMGLSTISFFIGTHLYRFQKPGGSSYTRMAQVLFASVRKWNLVVPEDSSLLYEMPDKKSTIKGSCKLVHSDNLRCLDRAAIVSDYESKSGDYSNPWRLCTVTQVEELKSLIHMFPIWATGIIFAAVYAQMSTLFVEQGTMMNTCIGSFKLPPASLSIFDVISVVLWVPLYDRIIVPILRKFTGKERGLSMLQRMGIGLFISVLCMLAAAVVEIMRLQLARELDLVDKPVDVPLSVLWQIPQYFFLGAAEVFTFVGQLEFLYDQSPYGMKTLGTALTLLNFSLGNYLSSFILTMVTYFTTLDGKPGWIPDNLNKGHLDYFFLLLAGLSFLNMSLYIVAAKRYKQKKAC; this comes from the exons ATGGGTTCCATTGATGATGATACACCGCTTCTGGAAGAGGGTCTCCTTCAG GATGATGAAGGGAGTGAGCAATTCACAGGAGATGGCTCAGTTAACTTTAGAAGAGAGCCTGCTCTTAAGAAGGGTACCGGCAATTGGAGGGCTTGTCCTTTTATCCTAG GCAATGAGTGTTGTGAACGTTTGGCCTTCTTCGGAATTACAACAAATCTTGTTACCTATCTTACCACCAAATTCCATGAAGGAAACGTTTCTGCTGCAAGAAACATCAGCATCTGGCAAGGCACTTGTTATCTCACTCCTATCATTGGAGCTGTTCTAGCAGATGGTTACTGGGGTCGATACTGGACAATTGCTGTTTTCTCTGCGGTTTATTTAATT GGCTACTACATGCAGGGGATGTGTACTTTGACACTTTCTGCATCTTTACCAGCATTGAAGCCTGCTGAATGTTTGGGTTCTGTATGTCCTTCAGCTACTCCAGCACAATATGCTGTGTTATACTTTGGTCTGTACCTGATTGCGCTTGGGACTGGTGGTGTGAAAGCATGTGTGCCATCTTTTGGGGCAGATCAATTTGATGACACTGATCCCAACGAAAGGGTTAAGAAAGCGTCATTTTTCAATTGGTATTACTTTTCTATCTACCTAGGTGCCATTGTGTCATGCAGCTTAATTGTGTGGATTCAAGACAATGCTGGATGGGGTCTTGGATTTGGCATTCCTGCTTTGTTTATGGGATTATCTACTATAAGCTTCTTTATAGGCACACATCTATACAGGTTTCAGAAACCTGGGGGAAGTTCTTATACAAGAATGGCCCAGGTTTTGTTTGCATCTGTCCGGAAGTGGAATCTGGTTGTCCCTGAGGATAGTAGTCTCCTGTATGAGATGCCAGACAAGAAATCAACAATTAAAGGGAGTTGCAAACTGGTGCATAGTGATAATCTAAG GTGTCTTGATAGAGCAGCTATAGTGTCCGATTATGAGAGCAAAAGTGGTGACTATTCTAATCCATGGAGACTTTGCACCGTGACACAGGTGgaagaattgaaaagtttgatccACATGTTTCCAATTTGGGCTACTGGGATCATTTTTGCTGCGGTTTATGCCCAGATGTCAACGTTGTTTGTGGAGCAAGGAACAATGATGAACACATGTATTGGTTCCTTCAAACTACCCCCAGCTTCCCTCTCAATTTTTGATGTCATAAGTGTGGTTTTGTGGGTCCCTctctatgacaggataattgtTCCAATCTTAAGGAAGTTCACAGGCAAAGAAAGGGGCCTCTCAATGCTGCAAAGAATGGGAATTGGCCTTTTCATTTCAGTCCTGTGCATGTTAGCAGCTGCTGTTGTTGAGATTATGCGTCTGCAGCTTGCAAGAGAGCTTGACCTTGTTGATAAACCTGTTGATGTGCCCCTTAGTGTACTTTGGCAAATCCCTCAGTATTTCTTTTTAGGGGCAGCAGAAGTATTCACATTTGTGGGGCAGCTTGAGTTCTTATATGACCAATCTCCATATGGTATGAAGACTTTAGGTACTGCACTGACACTTCTGAATTTTTCATTGGGAAATTACTTGAGCTCTTTCATTCTTACTATGGTAACTTACTTCACCACACTAGATGGAAAGCCTGGTTGGATTCCAGATAACTTGAACAAAGGTCATCTCGATTACTTTTTCTTGCTTTTAGCTGGACTTAGCTTCTTAAATATGTCTTTGTACATAGTTGCTGCCAAAAGGTACAAGCAGAAGAAGGCTTGTTAA
- the LOC114412723 gene encoding protein NRT1/ PTR FAMILY 8.3-like codes for MGSPENQLSLAEEALLQDDESKQYTGDGSVDFKGRPVLKRNTGNWKACPFILGNECCERLAYYGIATNLVTYLTQKLHEGNVSAARNVTTWQGTCYLAPLIGAVLADAYWGRYWTIAIFSTIYFIGMGTLTLSASVPALKPAECLGPACPPATPAQYAVFFFGLYLIALGTGGIKPCVSSFGADQFDDTDPGERIKKGSFFNWFYFSINIGALVSSTFIVWIQENAGWGLGFGIPALFMALAIGSFFLGTPLYRFQKPGGSPITRMCQVVVASVRKRNLVVPEDSSLLYETPDKSSAIEGSRKLEHSDELKCLDRAAVASAAESKSGDYSNKWRLCTVTQVEELKILIRMFPVWATVIVFAAVYAQMSTLFVEQGTMMNTNVGSFKIPPASLSSFDVISVIVWVPVYDRIIVPIARKFTGNERGFSELQRMGIGLFISVLCMSAAAIVEIVRLQLAKEHGLVDEPVPVPLNIFWQIPQYFLLGAAEVFTFIGQLEFFYDQSPDAMRSLCSALALLTTSLGNYLSSFILTVMTYFTTQGGNPGWIPDNLNKGHLDYFFWLLAGLSFLNMFVYIVAAKRYKEKKSA; via the exons ATGGGTTCCCCAGAAAATCAATTGTCGCTCGCAGAAGAGGCTCTTCTTCAG GATGATGAGAGCAAACAATACACAGGAGATGGATCGGTTGACTTTAAAGGGAGGCCTGTTCTTAAGCGGAATACTGGCAACTGGAAAGCTTGCCCATTTATCTTAG GCAACGAGTGCTGCGAACGTTTGGCGTACTATGGCATTGCGACAAATCTTGTTACCTATCTTACCCAGAAGCTGCACGAAGGAAATGTCTCTGCTGCTAGAAATGTCACCACCTGGCAAGGCACTTGCTATCTTGCACCTCTCATTGGAGCTGTTTTGGCAGATGCTTATTGGGGACGATACTGGACAATTGCCATTTTCTCCACCATTTATTTCATT GGAATGGGTACATTGACTCTTTCTGCATCAGTTCCTGCCTTGAAGCCTGCAGAGTGTTTGGGTCCTGCATGTCCTCCAGCTACTCCTGCACAATATGCTGTGTTCTTCTTTGGTCTGTACCTGATTGCTCTTGGGACTGGTGGTATAAAACCATGTGTGTCATCTTTTGGGGCAGATCAGTTTGATGATACTGATCCCGGGGAAAGGATTAAGAAGGGATCCTTTTTCAACTGGTTTTACTTTTCTATCAACATAGGAGCCCTTGTTTCCAGCACTTTTATTGTTTGGATTCAAGAAAATGCTGGCTGGGGTCTTGGATTTGGCATTCCTGCTTTATTTATGGCATTAGCTATCGGAAGCTTCTTTTTAGGCACACCCCTTTACAGGTTTCAAAAACCAGGGGGAAGCCCTATTACAAGAATGTGCCAGGTTGTGGTAGCATCTGTCCGGAAGCGAAATCTGGTTGTCCCTGAGGATAGTAGTCTCCTATATGAGACGCCAGATAAGAGCTCTGCAATTGAAGGAAGTCGGAAACTAGAGCATAGTGATGAACtaaa GTGTCTTGATAGAGCAGCTGTAGCATCCGCTGCTGAGAGCAAAAGTGGTGATTATTCTAACAAGTGGAGACTTTGCACGGTGACACAAGTAGAGGAGTTGAAAATCTTGATTCGCATGTTTCCAGTTTGGGCTACTGTGATCGTTTTTGCTGCTGTTTATGCACAGATGTCAACACTGTTTGTGGAACAAGGAACGATGATGAACACAAATGTTGGTTCCTTCAAGATTCCTCCTGCTTCCCTCTCAAGTTTTGATGTGATAAGTGTTATTGTCTGGGTCCCTGTCTATGACAGGATTATTGTTCCCATTGCAAGGAAATTTACAGGCAATGAAAGGGGCTTTTCAGAGTTGCAAAGAATGGGAATTGGCCTTTTTATTTCAGTCCTGTGCATGTCAGCAGCTGCTATAGTGGAGATTGTGCGTCTGCAGCTTGCGAAAGAGCATGGCCTTGTTGATGAACCTGTTCCTGTACCACTTAATATATTTTGGCAAATTCCTCAGTATTTCTTATTGGGGGCAGCAGAAGTATTCACATTCATCGGGCAGCTGGAGTTCTTCTATGACCAATCTCCAGATGCCATGCGGAGTTTATGTAGTGCTTTGGCACTTTTGACTACTTCACTTGGGAATTACTTGAGCTCTTTCATTCTCACTGTAATGACTTACTTCACTACACAAGGTGGAAATCCTGGATGGATTCCAGATAACTTGAACAAGGGTCATCTTGATTACTTCTTCTGGCTTTTAGCTGGACTTAGCTTCTTAAATATGTTTGTGTACATAGTTGCTGCCAAAAGATACAAGGAAAAGAAGTCTGCTTAA
- the LOC114412719 gene encoding protein TOM THREE HOMOLOG 1: MVARGVPAMAAVAVAALDLTESSNWWRDINRSPLWQDRIFHLLAILYGIVAAVALVQLVRIQLRVPEYGWTTQKVFHFLNFIVNGVRCFVFVFRRDVQKLQPEIVQHILLDMPSLAFFTTYALLVLFWAEIYYQARAVSTDGLRPSFYTINAVVYVIQITLWLILWWKPISVLVILSKMFFAGVSLFAALGFLLYGGRLFLMLQRFPVESKGRRKKLQEVGYVTTICFSCFLIRCVMMCFNAFDKAADLDVLDHPILNFIYYLFVEILPSTLVLFILRKLPPKRGITQYHPIR; the protein is encoded by the exons ATGGTGGCGAGAGGCGTGCCGGCAATGGCGGCGGTGGCCGTTGCCGCCCTTGACTTGACGGAATCCTCCAACTGGTGGCGGGACATCAACCGCTCCCCGCTCTGGCAGGATCGCATTTTCCACCTCCTCGCCATCCTCTACGGAATCGTCGCCGCCGTCGCTCTC GTTCAATTAGTGCGAATACAATTGAGAGTGCCGGAATATGGTTGGACCACGCAGAAGGTCTTTCACTTTCTCAATTTCATTGTGAATGGGG TTAggtgttttgtttttgtcttccGTCGGGATGTGCAGAAGTTGCAGCCAGAG ATTGTCCAACATATCTTACTTGACATGCCTAGTCTTGCTTTCTTTACAACTTATGCACTGTTGGTACTGTTCTGGGCTGAGATTTATTACCAG GCACGCGCAGTATCTACTGATGGTCTCAGACCAAGTTTCTATACGATTAATGCTGTGGTTTATGTTATTCAG ATTACTTTATGGTTGATATTATGGTGGAAACCTATCAGCGTGCTAGTCATCCTGTCTAAGATGTTCTTTGCAG GGGTTTCTTTGTTTGCAGCCCTTGGCTTTCTTCTCTACGGTGGAAG ACTATTCTTGATGCTGCAACGCTTTCCTGTGGAATCCAAAGGTCGACGCAAGAAGCTACAAGAG GTTGGCTATGTGACTACCATATGCTTTTCATGCTTCCTTATCAGATGTGTTATG ATGTGCTTTAATGCATTTGATAAAGCCGCCGACCTTGATGTCTTGGACCATCCCATTctgaattttatatattaccTG TTTGTGGAAATATTGCCTTCTACTTTGGTCCTTTTCATTTTGAGGAAGCTTCCTCCCAAGCGTGGTATCACACAATATCACCCAATACGCTGA